One genomic segment of Mytilus trossulus isolate FHL-02 chromosome 4, PNRI_Mtr1.1.1.hap1, whole genome shotgun sequence includes these proteins:
- the LOC134714690 gene encoding solute carrier family 12 member 3-like, producing MDSESIQPCEIKENNDNIMEKNIKENDDNLMDKNINEDSISQHSNSKLALGTEDNELCLYQTKETEDIHEQSTELYDKHDTLPMSEEESGSNAGSSICESSFISKPRPQRVSESAKPGRSIKEALHSQRKISLDPRLMYGRGIGRVLYEEAPSRKSSLESFMYPYVPKSRKSSLDPFFSAPYPHHKISVTSNSLYGSGGYLDYTEDTCETLPHADHYSDVLSIIPDIRQRATLDELREDDVSQPRTPCTVVEGLFDEELKDVEEEESNPVKDTSVVKFGWIQGVLVRCLLNIFGVMLFLRLTWITGQAGTLLSSVIILLSMIVTLITSTSMSAICTNGEVKGGGAYYMISRSLGPEFGGSIGIVFSLANAIAAAMYIVGFAETVRDIMWENDAVITGDSLHEVRIIGGITAVLLVGIVVVGMEWEAKAQLGLLAILVTAVITFIVGTFIPPSDEKISKGVVGYKGTVFMENIGPDFRQGESFFSVFAIFFPAATGILAGANISGDLKDAQKAIPKGTLLAIVITGFVYLLIVWTAGCCILRDAIGPVAAAQMAYQSNTSIAHVLSNISIVSDCSLVNGTCEYGLLNDKGAVGIASAFRPIILAGIFSATLSSALASMIGAPKVFQALAKDKLFPYIHVFAEGQGKSNEPVRGYILTFAICVAVTCIGDLDVIAPIISNFFLMSYTLINYSCFNASVANTPGFRPGFRYYNKWVSLIGSLLCFAIMFMINWWASLVTFVIVGGLYMYVHTTKPAVNWGSSTQARAYSSALTSTLHLLKVDEHVKNFRPQILVMSGFPRNRPALTDFVSAITKKQSLLVCGHIFMGDMSDHVQKLRSTAAYKWFEKRKIRAFYNSVVAPNLRIGAQVLMQALGVGKLRPNTLMLGYKTGWQNADPMEMEEYVNIIEDGLDLKYGVGILRVKDGFDIMRVPDDSYTLEFSDSEEEEESSDDEEENKNDKKKRADVSTINENGSNGKSFTKQRKINSNRLMSVPEGFENLGFENENSKSTSTVKSSRPVLTSSVSKDSVKTFRNKLQGTIDVWWLYDDGGLTLLIPYILSKRRMWKNCKLRVFCAASKKGQHEEDEARMTSLLKKFRIDFVKLTIVKDLTKKPTLAMYKKFEAMIRKWRLKTGEYSSEYPWKINDGDLISNKLKTYRYIRLRDQLLTHSQEASLVVITLPIPKKASCPGALYMSWLETLTEGLPPTLLLRGNQQSVLTYYS from the exons ATGGACAGTGAAAGTATACAACCTTGTgaaatcaaggaaaataatgacaatataatggaaaaaaatatcaaggaaaatgatgataatctaatggacaaaaatataaacgaagATTCTATATCACAACATTCAAACAGCAAATTAGCATTAGGTACAGAGGATAATGAACTATGCTTATACCAAACTAAGGAAACAGAAGATATACATGAACAATCAACGGAATTATATGATAAACATGACACACTGCCAATGTCAGAGGAAGAATCAGGATCAAACGCAGGAAGTTCAATATGTGAATCTAGTTTTATATCTAAACCGAGGCCGCAAAGAGTATCAGAATCGGCTAAACCTGGGAGATCTATTAAGGAAGCCTTACATTCTCAGAGAAAAATTTCCTTAGACCCAAGGCTGATGTACGGCAGAGGAATTGGACGGGTACTGTATGAGGAAGCACCGTCTAGAAAAAGCTCTTTGGAATCTTTTATGTACCCGTATGTACCGAAAAGCCGAAAATCGTCCTTAGACCCTTTTTTCAGTGCGCCTTATCCACACCATAAAATATCAGTGACATCCAACTCGTTGTATGGAAGCGGCGGTTATCTAGACTATACAGAGGACACATGTGAAACACTGCCCCATGCCGATCACTACAGTGACGTACTCTCAATAATACCAGATATAAGACAACGAGCAACTTTGGACGAACTGCGGGAGGATGAt GTTTCACAACCAAGAACCCCATGTACAGTAGTGGAAGGATTATTTGACGAGGAATTGAAAGATGTCGAAGAAGAAGAGAGCAATCCGGTGAAGGACACTTCTGTTGTTAAGTTTGGATGGATACAAGGCGTTTTG GTTCGGTGTTTGCTAAATATTTTTGGTGTAATGTTATTCCTGCGTCTGACGTGGATTACTGGACAAGCAGGAACACTATTGTCATCGGTCATCATACTTCTCTCTATGATAGTCACACTCATCACATCAACGTCAATGTCGGCCATATGTACAAACGGAGAGGTCAAAGGAG GTGGCGCATACTATATGATATCTAGAAGTCTTGGACCAGAGTTTGGTGGATCTATAGGAATTGTGTTTTCATTAGCAAATGCAATAGCCGCGGCAATGTATATTGTAGGCTTTGCTGAAACAGTCAGAGACATAATGTGG GAAAATGATGCTGTGATTACTGGCGATAGTTTACATGAAGTAAGGATCATTGGTGGTATTACAGCTGTGTTGTTGGTGGGAATTGTAGTGGTTGGAATGGAGTGGGAAGCCAAG GCACAGTTGGGACTCTTAGCCATTTTGGTGACCGCTGTTATCACTTTTATCGTTGGGACCTTTATTCctccaagtgatgagaaaatatcaaaaggtgTTGTGGGATACAAAG GTACAGTCTTCATGGAAAATATTGGTCCTGATTTCAGACAGGGCGAGAGTTTTTTCTCGGTCTTTGCGATATTTTTTCCTGCAGCAACTGGTATTCTTGCAGGAGCTAACATATCTGGCGATTTAAAG gATGCACAGAAAGCTATACCAAAAGGAACATTATTGGCTATTGTTATAACAGGATTTGTTTACCTCTTGATTGTATGGACAGCTGGATGTTGTATTCTCCGTGATGCAATCGGACCTGTAGCGGCAGCTCAAATGGCTTATCAGTCAAATACGAGTATTGCTCATGTGTTGTCCAATATATCTATCGTGTCAGATTGTTCCCTTGTTAATGGAACATGCGAGTATGGTCTACTGAATGACAAAGGG GCAGTTGGAATTGCGTCTGCCTTTCGACCTATTATCCTAGCTGGAATATTCTCAGCTACGCTTTCGTCAGCTTTAGCTAGTATGATAGGAGCACCAAAAGTATTTCAG GCATTGGCAAAAGATAAACTGTTTCCATATATTCACGTTTTTGCTGAAGGGCAAGGCAAAAGTAATGAACCAGTTAGAGGATACATTTTAACATTCGCCATTTGTGTAGCTGTTACATGTATAG GTGACCTTGACGTAATAGCGCCAATTATTTCCAACTTCTTTCTGATGTCATATACCCTGATAAACTACTCTTGTTTTAATGCCTCAGTTGCAAATACTCCAG GTTTTCGACCAGGGTTCAGGTACTACAACAAATGGGTTAGTTTAATAGGAAGTTTACTGTGCTTCGCCATTATGTTTATGATCAACTGGTGGGCATCATTGGTAACATTTGTGATTGTGGGTGGTCTGTATATGTATGTCCACACTACTAAACCAG CTGTAAATTGGGGATCGTCAACTCAGGCACGTGCGTATAGTAGTGCTCTGACATCTACTCTACATTTACTCAAAGTTGATGAACATGTGAAAAACTTCCg tcCACAGATATTAGTGATGTCTGGATTTCCCAGAAACAGGCCTGCGTTAACAGATTTTGTATCAGCTATAACTAAGAAGCAAAGCTTATTGGTCTGCGGACACATATTTATG gGAGATATGTCAGACCATGTACAGAAACTTCGATCTACAGCAGCATATAAGTGGTTTGAGAAAAGAAAAATACGTGCCTTTTATAACAGTGTTGTTGCACCAAATTTACGTATTGGCGCTCAGGTGTTGATGCAG GCTTTAGGTGTAGGAAAACTGAGACCAAATACCTTGATGCTTGGTTATAAAACAGGATGGCAAAATGCTGATCCAATGGAAATGGAAGAATACGTCAATATCATTGA aGACGgattagatttaaaatatggtgTGGGAATACTACGTGTGAAAGATGGATTTGATATAATGAGAGTCCCAGACGACAGTTACACATTAGAGTTTTCTGActcagaagaagaagaagaatcGTCTGACGAtg aagaagaaaacaaaaatgacaagaaAAAAAGAGCAGATGTGTCAACTATAAATGAAAATGGTAGCAACGGAAAGAGTTTTACcaaacagagaaaaataaattccaaTCGATTAATGTCTGTACCTGAAGGTTTCGAGAATCTTggatttgaaaatgaaaattcgAAGAGTACAAGTACAGTAAAGTCGAGTAGACCTGTTTTGACATCTTCTGTATCTAAAGATTCTGTAAAAACCTTTCGAAATAAACTCCAGGGAACAATAGACGTTTGGTGGCTTTATGATGATGGAG GACTGACATTGTTAATACCATATATTCTGTCAAAAAGAAGAATGTGGAAAAACTGTAAATTAAGGGTGTTCTGTGCTGCAAGCAAGAAAGGACAGCACGAAGAAGACGAAGCTAG GATGACATCACTGCTGAAGAAGTTTCGAATAGACTTTGTTAAATTAACAATTGTAAAGGATCTAACGAAAAAGCCAACACTTGCCAT GTACAAAAAGTTTGAGGCTATGATAAGAAAATGGAGATTAAAAACTGGAGAATATTCATCGGAATATCCATGGAAGATAAACGATGGAGACCTCATTTCTAATAAACTAAAA actTACAGATATATTCGATTACGGGATCAGTTGCTAACGCATTCACAGGAAGCATCATTAGTTGTAAT